A genomic window from Bubalus bubalis isolate 160015118507 breed Murrah chromosome X, NDDB_SH_1, whole genome shotgun sequence includes:
- the AP1S2 gene encoding AP-1 complex subunit sigma-2 isoform X2: MQFMLLFSRQGKLRLQKWYVPLSDKEKKKITRELVQTVLARKPKMCSFLEWRDLKIVYKRYASLYFCCAIEDQDNELITLEIIHRYVELLDKYFGSVCELDIIFNFEKAYFILDEFLLGGEVQETSKKNVLKAIEQADLLQEEAETPRSVLEEIGLT, from the exons ATGCAGTTTATGTTGCTTTTTAGTCGTCAAGGAAAGCTTCGACTGCAGAAATGGTATGTCCCGTTatcagacaaagaaaagaaaaagatcacaAGAGAACTTGTTCAAACCGTTTTAGCACGGAAACCTAAAATGTGCAGCTTTCTTGAATGGCGAGATCTGAAGATTGTTTACAaaag ATATGCCAGTCTGTATTTTTGCTGTGCTATTGAGGACCAGGACAATGAACTAATTACCCTGGAAATAATTCATCGTTACGTGGAATTACTTGACAAGTATTTTGGCAGT gTGTGTGAACTtgatatcatttttaattttgagaaggcttattttattttggatgaGTTTCTTTTGGGAGGAGAAGTTCAGGAAACATCCAAGAAGAATGTCCTTAAAGCAATTGAGCAGGCTGATCTACTGCAGGAG GAAGCTGAAACCCCACGTAGTGTTCTTGAAGAAATTGGACTGACATAA
- the AP1S2 gene encoding AP-1 complex subunit sigma-2 isoform X3, with protein MQFMLLFSRQGKLRLQKWYVPLSDKEKKKITRELVQTVLARKPKMCSFLEWRDLKIVYKRYASLYFCCAIEDQDNELITLEIIHRYVELLDKYFGSVCELDIIFNFEKAYFILDEFLLGGEVQETSKKNVLKAIEQADLLQEPRHEYFNVPVY; from the exons ATGCAGTTTATGTTGCTTTTTAGTCGTCAAGGAAAGCTTCGACTGCAGAAATGGTATGTCCCGTTatcagacaaagaaaagaaaaagatcacaAGAGAACTTGTTCAAACCGTTTTAGCACGGAAACCTAAAATGTGCAGCTTTCTTGAATGGCGAGATCTGAAGATTGTTTACAaaag ATATGCCAGTCTGTATTTTTGCTGTGCTATTGAGGACCAGGACAATGAACTAATTACCCTGGAAATAATTCATCGTTACGTGGAATTACTTGACAAGTATTTTGGCAGT gTGTGTGAACTtgatatcatttttaattttgagaaggcttattttattttggatgaGTTTCTTTTGGGAGGAGAAGTTCAGGAAACATCCAAGAAGAATGTCCTTAAAGCAATTGAGCAGGCTGATCTACTGCAGGAG CCACGTCATGAATATTTTAATGTCCCTGTGTACTAA
- the AP1S2 gene encoding AP-1 complex subunit sigma-2 isoform X1 yields MQFMLLFSRQGKLRLQKWYVPLSDKEKKKITRELVQTVLARKPKMCSFLEWRDLKIVYKRYASLYFCCAIEDQDNELITLEIIHRYVELLDKYFGSVCELDIIFNFEKAYFILDEFLLGGEVQETSKKNVLKAIEQADLLQEDAKEAETPRSVLEEIGLT; encoded by the exons ATGCAGTTTATGTTGCTTTTTAGTCGTCAAGGAAAGCTTCGACTGCAGAAATGGTATGTCCCGTTatcagacaaagaaaagaaaaagatcacaAGAGAACTTGTTCAAACCGTTTTAGCACGGAAACCTAAAATGTGCAGCTTTCTTGAATGGCGAGATCTGAAGATTGTTTACAaaag ATATGCCAGTCTGTATTTTTGCTGTGCTATTGAGGACCAGGACAATGAACTAATTACCCTGGAAATAATTCATCGTTACGTGGAATTACTTGACAAGTATTTTGGCAGT gTGTGTGAACTtgatatcatttttaattttgagaaggcttattttattttggatgaGTTTCTTTTGGGAGGAGAAGTTCAGGAAACATCCAAGAAGAATGTCCTTAAAGCAATTGAGCAGGCTGATCTACTGCAGGAG GATGCAAAA GAAGCTGAAACCCCACGTAGTGTTCTTGAAGAAATTGGACTGACATAA